In Pseudosulfitobacter sp. DSM 107133, one genomic interval encodes:
- a CDS encoding PRC-barrel domain-containing protein produces the protein MEQSTQRNLVSSSDVNGTTVYGSDGANIGTIDHLMIDKVSGKVAYAVMGFGGFLGLGEDHFPVPWGKLRYDTEKGGFVTDITESQVTGAPDRRDDWYADPDWERRTHEHYGVPFYWM, from the coding sequence ATGGAACAATCGACACAAAGAAATCTGGTTTCTTCGTCCGATGTCAACGGCACGACAGTCTATGGCAGCGACGGTGCCAACATCGGCACCATTGATCATCTGATGATCGACAAGGTTTCGGGAAAAGTGGCCTATGCGGTCATGGGTTTTGGCGGATTTCTGGGACTGGGCGAGGATCATTTCCCGGTGCCGTGGGGCAAGCTGCGGTATGACACGGAAAAAGGCGGCTTTGTCACCGACATCACCGAAAGTCAGGTCACCGGCGCCCCCGACCGCCGCGACGACTGGTACGCCGATCCGGATTGGGAACGACGGACCCACGAACACTATGGCGTGCCGTTCTATTGGATGTGA